In Miscanthus floridulus cultivar M001 chromosome 8, ASM1932011v1, whole genome shotgun sequence, the sequence TACTGGATTTCAATAATTCATAGTTTGTCGTATATCAACACCGATAAAAGATGCAACACACGTTCGCCGTTATTATACGTTACTGTATCCATTAGATACATAAGTATTTCCTTTTCTAGGGAAAAGTTGTTCGGATACTGTCAGAACGGAATGGTGTTACGCCATAAATCAAATAAGAAGATTTGCAATAATCCACAATATATAAATAACTTACCATGGTTAAACTTAAAGCTAAATACCAATAATTTAGCTTATATTAGTCTATTATTTATACTtgtgtactctctctctctctctctctctctctctctctctctctctatatatatatatatatatatatatatatatatatatatatatatatatatatatatatatatttgttttttgttCAACACTTAACATTCATTGCCCAATTGTACATTATATTGGTAACTTCAGAGGGAACTAGTTAGAGAGACTTTGTTCATATAGTAAATTTTGACAAGCTAACTACCTCTAATAATTTTTATCTTGACAATAGACAGTACTTATCTTAAAAAGCTAATATCAGTAACAATAGACATGTTAGCAATAGGAAAAAAATAGATAATTTTCAAATTAAagataaataatttttttcttgAATAATAATCACCATTTCTTTATACAACGGCTAGATTGAAAGTTGCCACCTACCAAAGAAGTAGAAGGTAGTAGGTGAGTGTTAAGAGTGTTTTGTTCGTAGTAATAAATTGTAGTAGAAATCAATAGCATCCAAAAAAAAACTAACTGGAAAAATTAAGTGAGGGGAGAAGAAGCCAAGGATGCAGTGGTTCCAGACTTCCAGTGCAACCTCCCTGAGCTGTGCCGGGAATCGCATTCCCCCCTAAATCGCCTATAAATAGGGGCCCGCCCGCTCCCATCACAATCACCCCTCACTCGCTCAATTCCCATTCCAAGTCCCCCGCTCCCGTATTCCCGACGACGAGCTCAGAGCTCCTCCTCCCCAGCCCCTGCTCGGTGCTCAAAGCAACAGCTGCCGCCTGCCGCCATGTCTGCCGCCAACCAGCTCGCCGCCCTCATCGCCAACATGTTCGCCACGGTAAGGGTCTCCCTCCGCTGCACGACCGCTGGATTCTCGTATTTCGGCGCCACTGGTGTGGAATTCGGGTTGTGGCTGACGGGATTGCGCTTTGTTTTGGTGCTAGGGTTTGCTTGACGATCAGTTCCAGCAGCTCCAAATGCTGCAGGACCCCAGCGCCCCGAACTTCGTCTCTGAGGTCGTCACGCTCTTCTGCCAGGACGGCGAGCGGATCATCGGGGAGCTCGCCAAACAGCTGTATGTGTGGTTCCTCACTCGTTGTTCTGTTTCTGTGATCGGATCGTTGCGTTGTGGGGGGATGGATTGAATCTGATTCCTGCAATTTGCTGTTTCTGTGCCTGTGCAGTGACAAGCCCAGCGTGGATTTTGACAGGGTCGACGCCTTTGTGCATCAGCTCAAAGGAAGTAGTGCTAGGTGATTACCTTGTTCATACCCTGCTCTTGAATTGCATGTGTAATGCTAGTAGGAATGTACTTGTTGTGTTTCCATTTCAGCGTGGGAATGGGGCATGAAATGCCATCAAAATGAGGAGGGGGGATTTAAATTCGTGCAATGATTGATCTGGCTTGCAAAATTAATTCTGTGTGATGATAGGACCGGATCAGTTAAATATCAGTTTTTCACATTCTGTTAGGGAACTGTTGCCATTGGTTCGAATTGTTGTGTTATGCGATGTGGATCTGACACATGTTGTCTTATGAGTGCACCAGTGACACAACTTGAAAAGGAAAACTTCAAATTCCCCTGTTTTAAGTTGCTTTTCGAATCCATTTAGGGAAGGGATTGCCATATATTTTGAGTTGTGTTCCAGATCTGTTTTCGGGAGAGTTTGTCATCTATTTTCTTGTTATTGTGACAAAAAATGTGAAAAACATGCTCCCCACCACACTAATCGAATAACTCAAGTGGCACTAGTGAACCCTCCCCATTTTTAGTGCTTTAGTTTCATGTTGTACTAGATATGGAATTCATGGCCAAGACACAGCAGTAGTTGCTTGTCTGTAATCATCATGGTTTAGGAATTAAGGTAGGGGAAATGGGGGATTGCTTGTCTTGCCTACCTCAAAATGATTTGGTTTTCATGTTATGTTGCCTGCATTACAAATGAATCATTTTATGCATTATATAGTTTTTTCCTTATCTTGGATGCAGATCTGTTTAGGATTTGTGGATATGAAGCACCTATGCTATTACATTTTGAATAATTGTGTTATGAAAACAAATAGAGGATAGAATAATCAAGACTTATCAAGGGTCTCAAATGAAAATGATATGGATCCatctctgtttgtagagttcgaaAGTTTCAGTATTAGATGTGGGGTTTGCTGGAGTTCTAAAATTTTATAAGGCTTGTACTTGGCTGGCTTGTTAACTCAGATATGGATGATCAAATTGTTTAATATGTATTTGATTAGTATGCAGTCTGATGACATCTAAACTTtggtattttctttttcttctattATTGAATTATTTTTGTGGCTCCTTGATTTGTATATTTGTTTATTTCAGTGTTGGGGCTCTGAAGGTTAAGAACACTTGCATTCAGTTCTGCGAATTCTGTCAGCAGAAGAGCAAAGATGGGTTAGTACCTAGTTTTTTATATGTTCATGTACTGCTGTTTTTTGTCATTGTCTTATTGATATTTAGGAGCTCCTAATGTTATTACTGTGAAAACAAAATTTGGTTGCTATGAGCATTTTTTTTTGTTGCATAGTTATCAGCTGTGTGTTCCATTCATGAGTTACCAATGAATATTGTCTGCACAAATCACTGAACTATATCCTTGCCAGGTGCCTGAAGACACTGGAGACAGTGAGGATTAACTTCTATGAGCTGCGTGGCAAGTTTCAGACCATGCTTCAGGTATTACCTTTTGTGATTAAATTCTTCTGAAAATACATTTTTCTGCATGTTCTTATATCAAGATTCTGTATAGAATGTTTAGTCCTTTGTTACTCCTTTCTTTGGCCATTATATCTTTATATTGTGATGATGAATTTTCCTCTTCTTATCCATATATAGGACTGATATATGTGTTCTCTGATGCAGCTGGAGCATCAGGTCAATGGCTTTCCCCCCAACAATTAAACCAGATGGCAGAGTGGAGCTTCATGTTGGGATGACGCATGCACCTTTCAAGTCTCAGAACATTCTGAATGAGCTCCTCAGTTGGCTTCTGGGAAGTCTGTAATAGCTTGTCTGCAGGATTAGTGTTGACACCACCGTAGCAGTAGTCATTGTCGTCGTCTTTGTGTCACCGAAGTAGTCGTAGTAAGTGTCTGTGCTGGGTGAAGGATCTCCTGCAAGCAGTTGCAGGTGATCTGTTTACTCTGTAGTAGTCGCTCCCAATAATCTCTCTCTTAGGAGTCTGCTGGTGGAACCTGGTGGTGAAACAAAATAAAATGCTATGGCTATTGGTTAATAATAATAGGCTGCTGTGTTTGGTAACATGTGCGTGCTGTGTGATGTGCTATGTGAAAGTGAGCCTGTCGTTGGATCATGGTTGTATCATTGCAGATTTTTCAGGTTGGTGGCGCGACTGTCAGGGCATCAGGGGAGGGCAGCAACAGCTAGCAATGAGACTTGGTGATGGCCTGCCCTATCAATGGTTGTTTTGCTtccccttgagttgttttccccTAACATGCTATGCTCTTATCTAGATTCTGTACAGAATGTTTAATCCTTTGTTACTCCTTTCCTGGCCATAATCTTGATATGTTCTTCTGATGCAGCTGGAGCGTCAGATCCAGGGCTTTTCCCCCAAGAAGTAATCCAGATTGGCGGAATTGATGAAGTTGGCTTTTCCCCCAAGAAGTAATCCAGAGTGGTGGAATTGATGGAGCTGCATGTTGGGATGATGCATACAGTACAGCTTTCAGAGTGGAGGAATTAATGGAAACATGCTCCATGAGCTCCTCACTTGGCTTCTAGCCTTGTACCTTCTAGGAAGTCTGTAATAGCTTAGCAGCAAGATTAGCTGTTGACACTTTTTGTGTCACTGTAATAGTCATTGTCCTAAGTGTATGTGGGGTGGAGAAGCAAAGAATCCTATGGTTAATAATACTAAGAGTCCTTTCTTACTTTGGTGTTTCTTTTGACCCCGGCTGAAGTGCGCTGTTTCTTCTTTTTGTTGTGTTGAGCATGTATtccttttttctctctttcttcgtCTAATAAAAATAACAGCAAAGCTCTTGccatcctttcaaaaaaaaaaaaaaaactaagagtCTGCCGTGATGTGCTATGTGAAATTGAGCCTTCTGTTGGTCATAGTTGTATCATTGCAGCGTTTCATTTCACTGATTTCAGGTTGGTGGCGCGGCGGCAGGTGAGGGGGAGGGCAGCCAGCCAGCCACAGCCAGAGGAGGGAGGATGACTGTTGGTGATGACTGATGACCTGCCCAATCTCCAGGTGACTTGTGCCGTGAATCTGCAGTGCTAGGCATTCCATCATACAGGTGATGACGGTTTGGATTCAGCGCATTGAATTCGTGTGAAGATTTCATGAAAAATCCAGATAGGCAGGCCTAGCCATATCAGTGGCAGAGAGTCCTGGGCGTTTGCATTTGCAGTGTCTTCCCGTTCGGCTGCTCAATtctcagcttgtttcagcttagtttcagcttattctctctcatagaatactattgaatcatccgaaaTCATCCAAAATCTGGGCAGTTGTAACAGTCCTGGGGATGCCAATGAATCACCGATCCATCATTTGGCAGCATTGCGTCTGCATTGCACTGCttcctgcactgcactgcactgaaTGGCATTGGCACTGCATTGTGCCTGTCTCTGTCTGCTGTCTGGTACGTTGCCAGCCTTGGCCGCTTGCGTAGGCTATAGCAAGCCTTTGTTCGGTGTTGCGTTACATCTACTCCTCTTTGGGTTTGGGAGCCGTGGGCCAAATCCGTGCGCATTCTCATTTTTGAGTTGGGCTTGTTTGGTTACACTCTAATACAACCCTATTCGTAGGGTTGGGTTAATCTCCCATCTTAATCCCTCTAGACTGAGTTGGATTAGAGTGTAGCCAAACAAGCTTTTCATTGGTCCTAATACTTCTTGGGTAGAAAACCAACCGATGGCCTAAGATTGGGGAGGTTGTTAAAAAGTTGAACCTTGTTATACGACCCAATCCATCACGAATAACTTGGAGTACCAACCTAAGGTGTATAAACTCCTATCTACTTTCTCTTATGGTTAATATAACTATATACATATATAAAAGTTTATTTTTGAGATAATGGAAATAGATCGTGCTTTGTCTCTTGTGTCCAAGAGAATCAAACCACTACTCACTCTGTCTCTAATGACTGCATATTTCTCTtttcaagaaattgaactttttttactaaatttataaaaatagtATCATCATCTGTATGTCCTAATATTGCAGACATGGTGTAGAATCTGACCCTAAAATGAATTAGAATACATGACATGACCATTGATAAATCTACAAACCTATCGTACCCATACGAGTTAGAGCAACACGTGCCCAAGCTCAGTACAAACTTTGATTTCCAAACGAATTGAAACATACAACATGATTGCTAAATAAATCTCCAAACCGTAAGTCGCTCAAGTAACAACACGCCACAAGTTGAACCCATTGGGCAAATAGCTGCTCCTAGAGATATTAGGAAAGAGGAGCATTTTCCACTATAACAACATACAACAATACCTTCTTCAATTTCCTCATTAGCTTGAATTCCCCCCATAGATTTTCTAATGTCCACAACGCTTGAAGAAGAACACAATCAACTTTGTGTACAGATTAATGCTTCAACCATACTAGGTGATAGTGAAGTTTGAAACGAATCTAGAATTCTTTCTCCTGTACTAAATGAAGATTCTGAAGCACCATAGAAACAGGAACAACTAAAACATCCTCTGCTAACTTATATAGGGTACTTGTTTGAGTTACAATTCCACCACAATATTAAATCAAAAATCATTTGTAATATTTTCATAAGATATCTAGATAGTTTTGAATTAGTTTCTTTACTCTCAATTTCTTCCAAGTGCATAGAAAACTGAGATGCTAGCAAGATACATGGATTCTCCTCATGCCCATCCACATCAATGAGTAGTGGTGGTTGATTGTATTGCTATGACTAGCCCATGCAGCGGACTCAACATAGCAATCAAATAAATGAAGGAGATCATTCTCTATTTTACCAATAAGCTCCTTTGTCTTTGTTGGACCATAAATCCCCAAGAAAAAAACTAATAAACTTCACCTTGTAACAAGGATCCAAGATGAGCACAATAAATAGTAAGTTGTTTAGGTCCTTCTTGTCCTCCCAATATTTACTAAAATTCCTCTTCATATGTTCAAACATTTCAACTATGAAGAGATCACTATTTCTAGCAAGTTCATCTAACGAGTGCATTAGAACAAACTCATGAAATAATTCAATTGATGTCACATGTGGAGAACCAGAGAGACACACCGACTTTGTAGAATACCTTCAATAAATAAATGGCATGCCTAGCATTACACCAACAATTCTCATTTGGAGGAAGACTGCCCTCAAACTATGTTTTAAAAATATTTGTTCTCCTTATTTAGCCTTACAAAAGCCTTCTCAAATATAATTGCATTATCCAGcatgagatatgtagcattcCAACTTGCATCTTTGTCTAAAGACAAAGAGTATTTTCCTAGAAATCTTTTCCTTCTTTGCACGTTTCTTGAATTGTTGTAGCCTCGCTGAGGAGAATCTCACAAACATGTGACTGCAATTCTAATTCCGTCAGTTGAATCATTGGTAACCTCTAATCCACTTTTACAATCAAATTTACTATGTGTGCACAACATCTCATGTGTATGAATTCATGCCGCAACACTGTCCCCTCCCATGATTTACTCAAATCCTAAATGTAGTTGATTGCACCATCATCGGATCTAGCATTGCCGACTGTGATAGTGAAAATATGATCTACACCCCACTCAGGCAAACATTATATTCTTCATTTTCTACCTAGGATCTTTCCTTTGTTATCGTCAACCAAGAAAAAGTTTATACTCCTTTGTAACTGCCACCTATCATCATTCCAATGGGTTGTGAGAACCATATAGTTGAGGCTTTTATTTGAACTCTAAGTATTTGTCGTGAGGCTAACAAGTTTCTTCTTTAAAAAAGATTTATCTTTGCATTTTTCTCTAGGAAAATATGCATGGCGAAGGATTTATCAAATATTCAAATACACTCCAAATATTCCATCTAGAACCACAGTTGCAAGAGACGTCATGCGTATTTTCCTAGAGGAAAAGGCAAAGATGATTTTTTTGAAGAAGCAATGTGTCAGCCTCTCCACATATACTTGGAGTTCAAATCAAAACCTCAACTATATGGTTCTCACAACCCATTGAATTGATGACGGATGGCAGTTAGAAAGAAGGACGATTGTAAACTTTTCCTTGATTGACGATCACAAAGGACAAGAGAGACCTTAGGTACAAAAATTTAAAAATCTTTGCTTGAGTGGGGTGTAGATCACATTTTCACTATCACAGTCGACAATGCTAGCTCTAATGATGGTGCAATCAACTACATTAAGGATTTGAATAAATCATAGGTTGCGGCATGAATTTATGCACATGAGATGTTGTGCACACAAAGTAAATATGAATGTAAAAAGTGGATTAGAAGTTACCAATGATTCAATTGACAGAATTAAAATTCCAGTCATGTTTGTGAGATACTCCCAGAGAGTCTACAACAATTCAAGAAATGTGCTAAGAAGGAAAAGATTTCCAGGAAAAGACTCTTGT encodes:
- the LOC136473036 gene encoding histidine-containing phosphotransfer protein 1-like, whose product is MSAANQLAALIANMFATGLLDDQFQQLQMLQDPSAPNFVSEVVTLFCQDGERIIGELAKQLDKPSVDFDRVDAFVHQLKGSSASVGALKVKNTCIQFCEFCQQKSKDGCLKTLETVRINFYELRGKFQTMLQLEHQVNGFPPNN